The genome window GAGAGGTCCGCTCTCTCATCCGCTGTGATCTCTCCGTCATCCTCTGCCTCGAACAGTCGTTTTAGGGTGAGACTGAGCAGCTCGCTCTGAAGCGTAAGGGTTCTGATTTTGCTCTGGGCGCTGTTGATGTCCCCCCTCTTTAGACTGCGTTTTGGCGTGGGGGTTCTATACCCTCTCGATCCGAGCCGTGGCTCTCTAAGGCTCGTCGACGCATACTCTCTCTTGGGGTGAGTTTGAGATCTCTCCCTTCGCAGGACGCTCTGGCCACCGTTGCTCGCTCTCAAAAAGAGGTAAACCGCTAAAACCGCAACTATTCCAGCTACTATACCCACGGAAATATCCCAGGTGCTGAAGAGCGGCTCCATTCTTACTCATTTTCCTTAAATAGCCGATTATATATAAGCCTGAGCCCGCGATGCCCCCTTTTTGGAGCTGTCTCTCCAGGAGGAAATGTTTTTGGGTACAGTAGAGGAGATCTCCATCGGAGGTTGCAGCCCTTGAGACTCCGGTGGATAAAACGTTATCCCTTCCAAAGATCATTCGTGATCGAGGCACTGATCCTGAGTGACGTTATTGAGTGATGCAGAAGAGAATCGGCCCCTAAGGCTCGGCAAAGTGAGCCGAGAGGTGCTGGAGCGATCGGTATTCCCTTACCTACCCCTGACCAATACCCCACGTCTGGACGGAGGAGTAATACGATGCAAGGACGGAATCGTCATCGCTCACAACCCCGCTATAGGTGTGCCGCTAGACTCCCTAGGTTTCTTTGCATTCCACTACGCTGCATCTAATGTCGCGGCCCGCTTCGCCCGTCCACAGCATCTAGTGACCGGCTTGTACCTTCCAGTGGGATCGGATGAAAAAGATCTTAAGACTATCGCTAGAGGCCTTGGAGACGAGGCGAGGAGATATGGCGTCACGGTTGTTGCAGGGCATACTGCGACCTACTCGGGGATCACGGCGCCTTTTGTGATGTCAACTTGTCTCGGGGAAAGCGTTGTGACTCCTGCTGACCCAGCTCCTGGAGATGCCGTCTATATCGTTGGTGAGATCGGGGGTGAGGCCATATGGCTCAAGGAGGTATCTTTATGTGCCAGCGGCGATGAATGGAAGTCCTTCACGCCGCTTCCAATCATACTAAGATTGCAGGGGGTTGACGGCGTGACTCTAATACATGACATATCAGAAGGCGGGGGGAAGAGAGC of Candidatus Bathyarchaeota archaeon contains these proteins:
- a CDS encoding AIR synthase related protein, coding for MSDAEENRPLRLGKVSREVLERSVFPYLPLTNTPRLDGGVIRCKDGIVIAHNPAIGVPLDSLGFFAFHYAASNVAARFARPQHLVTGLYLPVGSDEKDLKTIARGLGDEARRYGVTVVAGHTATYSGITAPFVMSTCLGESVVTPADPAPGDAVYIVGEIGGEAIWLKEVSLCASGDEWKSFTPLPIILRLQGVDGVTLIHDISEGGGKRALLEVSEVLGVRLDLTTYDVRLAEGVLSLGEDPLRLPTYGALVVLSSSGEAVEASCEAFDVPCSKIGVVEEGKGLVVNGETVGHLDRVGLDRLYGTFRDQ